ACGAGGGTGAGGCCAGATTGAGGGTGTAGGGTGTAGGGCTTAGGGTTTAGGGTGTAGCGTACTCTACGCCCTGAACCCTGCACCCTACACCCTGATTTACTTGACATGCACCGTGGCCTGCGAACCGACGGCCGGAAGATTGGCCTGCGCGCTGTTGAGAGCGCCGACTTTGACGAGGGCGAGGGTGGAGTCTCCAGGGGCGATGGCCTTGAAGGTGAGGGTGCAGAGGCTGCCGGTTCCGCTGACGCCCGGGGTGTTGGGCGGACGGATGGAGGAGATGGCGACGAGGCCCTTGTCTTCGCGGTGGACGAGGGAGACGGCCTGACCATCTTTGCCGAGGAAGTTTCCGGCGTCGACGTTGACGAGTTGCAAGAGCGCTGGGTTGAATTGGAGCTGGAGGGGCACGGAGAAGATGTCGTGTCCGTTGCCGAGCATGACGGCGACCTGGAAGGTGCTGCCGACGGGCTGGGTGGAGTCGGGCGGGACGACGGTGAAGCTGACGGGCGGGCCACCTACGGTTGGGGTTGCCGGGGTCTCTGGTGTTTGGGCTGCCGGGGGTTGAGTGGCTGCGGGCTGCGTGTCAGGAGTTTGCGCTCCGGGCACGTAGTTGGGAGGAGGAGCGACGGGGGCAGCCTGCTGGCTTAGCTGCTGGACCATGGTGCTGGCAGCGTTGGCTGCGCTGGTGGGTGAGGCAGGTTTGCGAACCGAGTTGCTGTAGACGGGCTCAGAGTCGCTGTCGTTGGCGGAGACGTCGCGGCGCAGCTCGATCGACTGACCGGTGCCGGTGTCGATGGGGCGGACGTTCGCGCGGGTGAGGACTGACTCGCGAACGATGTGGGGAATGATGATGAAGACGATCTCTTGCTTGTCGTTGACCTTGTCGCGCGAGGAGAAGAAGTACTTGAGGAGGGGCATCTCGCCGACGCCTGGAGTGCCATTGATGTTGAGGCTGTCCGTCTTGGTGATGATGCCGGCGAGGAGGGTGGGTTCGCCATCTTTGAGGGTGATCACCTGCTCCGAGGTGCGCTGGCCGATGACGGGCTCGGTGACGCCTGAGATGGTGACGTCGGAGATGTGCGAGAGCACCTCGATCTTCATCTTGAGGGTGACCTCGCGGTCATAGTGGACGGTAGGCGTCATGTCGATGTTAACGCCGATGTCGAGGTAGGTGAACTGGGTCTGCACGCCGATGCTGGCGACTCCGGTGGAGACACCAGCATTGTAGGAACCTGTGGCGACGGGGATCTTCGAACCAATCTTCATGGTGGCGCGCTGGCCGTCGGTGGCGCGGATGCTGGGGTTCTGGAGGATGCGGGTATCAACGTCGCTAAGGAGCGCGTTGAGGGTGCCGCCGGTGATGCCTACGGCGAAGTTGTTGGCGTTGAGGTGGGCGAGGGTGTTGAGGGTGAAGTTGGAGGGGCTGGTGTTGGTGCCTGTTCCAGTGCCAGTACCGCTACTGCTGCTGCTCGAAGTAGTGGTTGGACTGGCCTGCGGGGTGATGGTGATGGACTGCGGAAGCGTGATGCCGAGGTTATGCTCGACGTTCTTGTTGACTTCGAGGACTGCTACGTCTACGACCACCTCGGGGCGGGCACGATCGAGGTCGTTGAGGAGCTTCTGCGCGAGGAGGAGCTGGTCGGGCGTGGCGCGCATGACGATGGCGTTTTGGCTGGGGACGAGATAGATCTTGACGCTGGGGTCGAGCAGATTGCGGATGGCGATGACGACTTCATTGGCGTCGTTCTGCTGGCTGGCGTTGGTGAGATAGAAAGTCTGGACGGCCTGTTCGTCGAGGTCGGTGCGCTTGGTGCGCGAGTTGGTGGCGACGAAGATGGTGTTGGGCGTGATGGCCTTGTAGAAGGTGCCGGAGATGGTACCGACGATGCGGAGGGCGTCCGTGAGGGAGACGTTGGTGAGGTCGACGGGGATGCGCTTGGAGCTGTAGTCGGGGTCGAAGAGGACGTTGAGGCCGGCAGCTTTGCCGATGGCTTCGTAGATGACTTTCACGTCCTCGACCATGTGGAGGGTGATGGGATCGTTAGTGACGGGCTTGAGTTCGACCGGGCCAGCGATGGAGCCGAGCGTGCTGAGGGTCTCGTTCTGGCGCGACATCTGCTCCTGCGCCTGCGGAGTATTGTCGCGCTCTACCTGCTGCTCCCGTTGGATCTGATTGATCTCCTGCTGAGCGGCCTGGTTGCCGGAGTCGATCTGGAGGGCGCGGGTGAACTGGGCCATGGCGCCCTGGAGGTCGCCGTTCTGGCGGAGGACACGGCCGCGATCGACGTGGGAGACTGCGGCCTGATATCGCATGCGGTCGAAGTGCTCGGTGAAGCGGAGGTCCTTCGGCTTTTTGAGGACGGCTTTGTGATAGTCCTCGTAGGCTGTATCGAAGTCCTGGCGCGCTTCGGCGTCTTGACCGCGCTTGTCCCACTTGGCGGCTGACTGGGCGTGGGCGGTTGTGGCGCAGAGGCTTGCGATGCTGCATAGGAGCAACGCAGGGAGCACACTGCCTGGGAACACGCGACGGGGAGTGATTGATAGAGTGCTGATTGATTTGTACAGGCGACCCATGCTGCTTCCGTTTTCGTCCTTTAC
The Edaphobacter lichenicola genome window above contains:
- a CDS encoding cohesin domain-containing protein, which codes for MLYSPERSSLAGTAPTGSAHAGKIFPAGVISGKRHTLHGVKDENGSSMGRLYKSISTLSITPRRVFPGSVLPALLLCSIASLCATTAHAQSAAKWDKRGQDAEARQDFDTAYEDYHKAVLKKPKDLRFTEHFDRMRYQAAVSHVDRGRVLRQNGDLQGAMAQFTRALQIDSGNQAAQQEINQIQREQQVERDNTPQAQEQMSRQNETLSTLGSIAGPVELKPVTNDPITLHMVEDVKVIYEAIGKAAGLNVLFDPDYSSKRIPVDLTNVSLTDALRIVGTISGTFYKAITPNTIFVATNSRTKRTDLDEQAVQTFYLTNASQQNDANEVVIAIRNLLDPSVKIYLVPSQNAIVMRATPDQLLLAQKLLNDLDRARPEVVVDVAVLEVNKNVEHNLGITLPQSITITPQASPTTTSSSSSSGTGTGTGTNTSPSNFTLNTLAHLNANNFAVGITGGTLNALLSDVDTRILQNPSIRATDGQRATMKIGSKIPVATGSYNAGVSTGVASIGVQTQFTYLDIGVNIDMTPTVHYDREVTLKMKIEVLSHISDVTISGVTEPVIGQRTSEQVITLKDGEPTLLAGIITKTDSLNINGTPGVGEMPLLKYFFSSRDKVNDKQEIVFIIIPHIVRESVLTRANVRPIDTGTGQSIELRRDVSANDSDSEPVYSNSVRKPASPTSAANAASTMVQQLSQQAAPVAPPPNYVPGAQTPDTQPAATQPPAAQTPETPATPTVGGPPVSFTVVPPDSTQPVGSTFQVAVMLGNGHDIFSVPLQLQFNPALLQLVNVDAGNFLGKDGQAVSLVHREDKGLVAISSIRPPNTPGVSGTGSLCTLTFKAIAPGDSTLALVKVGALNSAQANLPAVGSQATVHVK